The window CAAGCTCCTTGAGGATCTGATCCTTGCGGTACTGCTGAATCGCCCCCTTGAGCGTGCCAATGCCCACCGAGGCGCAGCGGACACGGCTGATCACGACCTCGCGCCCCATCTCGTCGATCATATCATCCGTGCTCGACGCCTCGATCTCGTCGAGCGGCTGGCCTTCGTACTTCTCAGCCACCATCGAGGCCCCTGCCTGGCTGATGGTGCAGCCCTGCCCCTCAAAGCGCACCTGCGTCGCGATGCCATCCTTGACGGTGACATACATGGTGACCACGTCGCCGCAGCCGGGGTTGCCGCCACTCACCGAGACCGTGGCGTCATCAATGCGCCCCTTGTTGCGGGGATTCTGATAGTAGTCGAGCAGGTTCTCGATGTACGCCTGTCGGTCGAACACGGTCTTCTCTCTCGGTGCTGGCTGCTGCCTGAATTATGCGCTGCCGCTCCCCGTACGTGGGAGAGCCTGGGGCGTTCGCCTGGCCCAGCCACGGGCGAGAACGCACAACCGCCCCGGCGCATCACCAGAGATGCGTCGGGGCGGCGCTGTGCCCAGGGGCCGCGCTGGTCAGTGCGCGTTCAGATACACCCCCCGGTCGTCGCGGACCAACGCCACGGCGAAGCCGGAGCTTGCCAGCAAGTCGGCGCACCGGTAGAGGGTATCGCTCACGGGAAACCCGGTCATGCCGGCGCTCCCGCCAGCGCCGGCGTCGCGCACGACGGCCCCGCCGTCAGCCAGGTCTTCGATCGACAGCTCGCGATACTCGTCAAGCAAGACTTTGCGGACCAGTTCAGCGCTGGACATAGCGTCATACTCCTTGCGCGCCGGCCGGGCCTCGTCGCTTCGCGGACCGTCGCCTTTCTGGGACACTGGTGCTCCAGTACGCTAAGGCAAGCTACGTGCCAGCACCCTGCGAAGCCACGCTTCGAGCGTCACCAGCAGCCAGATTTTCGCGCCGATGCGTGGCCGAACCCCGCCGAGCTTCCCTGCCAGCAGCGCGTCGAGATACCGTTCCTCGAACAGCCGGTACGGGCGCAGCCCGTCCAGCAGCCGCGCGCGGGCGGCCGGCAGCAGCGGCCCCCGGAACCACGCCTCCACGGGCACCAGCATGCCGCTCTTCGGCCGCTCCACGATGCTCGGCGGCAAGAGGTCGCGGACGGCCTGCTTGAGGATCCACTTCTCGACGGCCCCGCGCAGCCGCAGTTGCGGCGGCAGGCTGGCCGCCAGCTCCACCACTGCGCGGTCGAACAGCGGCGCGCGCGGCACGATGCCGAACGGCGCACTGAGATGATCGACCTTCGGCAGGATGTGGTGCGCGCCTTTGAACGTGATGTTGATCGCCATCAGCCGGGCCACGAAGGTCGGCCAGCGGGCGTCGGTCAGGAGCGGCGTCAGCTCGCGTTCCAACGGCAACACGCGGAGATGCTGCGCGACATCCGGCGCGAGCATGGCGTCCAGGTCGTCGTAGCATTTGCCGTGCGCCCGCAGGTAGCTGCGCTCGCGGGCGAGCGGGTCGTCCGCGCCACCGGAGGCGCCGTCCCCGAACAGCTCGGCCAGCACCATCGGCAGGTTCTTCGGGCCGCCAAAGCACGGATCGCCGCCCTCGCCGTTGAGGATGACGCCCGCGTCCTCGGCCGCCCGCCGGAACAGCAGCGCGTTCGGCACCGTCAGCGGATCGCCAATCGGCTCGCTGAGCAGCCCGATGGTCTCGTCGAGGTGGCGCAGCACCGTGTCCGGCGACAGCTCCACGATCTGGTGCTCGGTCTGGCAGTGGGCCGCCACCAGCGAGCTGAACGGCAACTCGTTGGCGTACCCTTCCCCGAACGAGACGGAGTAGGTCCGCACGGGACGGTCGTGCTGGCGACTGGCGAGCGCCACCACGAGGCTGGAGTCGAGCCCACCCGAGAGGGACGCCCCGACCGGCTCGCCGGGCGGCGGCAACCGACGCCGGACAGCCGTTTCCAGCGCCGCCCGGAGCCGCTCGGCCATGGGCGCAGGATCGGCCAGGAGCCCGGCAGGCGGCAGGCCGGCCGGCAGCCCCCAGAACCGGCCGCGCCGCGGCGTGCCAGCCCGGTAGCGCAGGCACTCCCCGGGCAGCAGCTCGCACACGCCCAGCGCCAGCGTCTCCCGCCCGGGGACGTACGCATACGAGAGGTAGCGGGCCACCGCCACGGGGTTGACCGCCCCTGGAACCAGCCCGCTCGCCAGCACAGCCGCCAGCGTCGAGGCGAAGACCAGCCCGTCAGGCGTCGCGGCGTAGAACAGGGTCCGCTCGCCCACCGGGTCTCGCGCGAGGGTCAGGGTGCCATGCTCGTCCATCCAGGCCAGGACATACGCGCCCTCGACAGCGGCCAGCCGCTCCGGCGCAAGGTGTGGACGCCAGTCGTCGAGCGAGGTGAGCGGCTGACCGTCCTGCCAGCAGCTGTCCCAGTCCGCGACGAGCGCCGCCGTCAGCCCGTTGGCGTCGGCACGCCGCGCCTCCCCAAGGATGTGTGCGCCCGGCAGAAGCTGCGCGCCCGACCCGAGCGCCGCCCGCATCCGTCTCAGCACTGCCGGATCGTCGTGCCCCAGCCGCCCATCGGCGCGCACCACCCCGCCGATCCGCCCGACCGGCCGACGGCGGACCGGAAGGCCAACGTCACCCCCCAACCCGCTGCGCGGCGCAGCTATCGGCTTCGCCGACATCATCCGAACGAGTCCGCGCCGCCGTCGTCCGCGTCGGCATCCGAGCCGAACGACTCCTCGTCCTCGATCACGATGCCTTCCTGCATGTCGTCTTCGTCCAGGACGATGGAGCCGCCGCCCTCATCATCGTCATCCTCGTCAGGCTGCCGGTTCATCGCGCGGAACAGCCGCTTGAGCACCTGGTCCGGCCGGATGGCTGCCAGCTCCAGGCTGTACTGGCGCAGCCACTCGGCCTCGCGCTCGCTGATGCCCTCCTGAGTCAGCACCGCCGCCTGGGGCGTCGCCAGCCAGACCCCCCGGAACGGCCCGGCCTGCCCGGGCCGCAGCCCCACGTCCACCACCGGCGCCTGCCCGAGAAACCAGGATGGATCGTTGCTGAGCCGGTGCGCCAGTTGGCACCCATCGACCGTGGCGTCGTGCAGCGCGAAGACGCGCAGCTTCGGGTTCCGCTTGAGCATGGCACGGACGGTCTCGAAGGGCGCGGGCGGGTAGCCGTCCGCCGTCAGGATGGCGCAGTTGTTCTCGAAGTGGAAGTTGTTGGCGAGCAGCAGATCCACCGTCTCCGGGCGGTCGCAGATCACGGCGCGGTCGAACGAGTAGTCGCCGATGTCCGCTTCGAGCTGACGGCGGGGCCGCGATGGCGACGGCAGGGCCGGCCGCTCGATCAGGCCGGGCGGCGTGCCGTGCGCCTGCACCCAGGTGTGCAGCATCGGTGCGAACTGCTCGCGGGTGAGCGGCGGCGTCAGGCGACGGCGTCCACGCAGCCACCTGACGCCTGAGCCGAGCGCCCCCAGGCCCGCCACCACCAGGATGAACAGCCCGGCCCAGCGCGAGAAGGCGAACACGACCCCCAGGATGACGACCAGCACCCCGACGCCGATCCACTCGCCGGGGGTCGGCATGCGGAGCGCGCGGGGCCGGAGCCGCCGGCAGACCTCGTAGTAGAGGTGGTCGGCTGTCCAGCGGACCTTGCCCTGCCCGGACACCCGCTCGATGGCGTGCAAGAACGCCAGATCGGTCAGCTTCGCCCCATCCTGCGGCTCGAAGGCGAACCGGCCCTTGCAGGCCGGGCAGGCCTTGTTCGAGCGGTCCTTCTTCTTGCTGTCGTGCCCGCAGCGGACGCACCTCATCGGTCAGCCCGCCCCGGGGCTGCCGGCGGACGGCATACTGCCACCGGGCGGCACGCTTCCACCGGGCGGCCGGCCGCGCCCGTCCACGAACACCCGCAGCCACCCTTCCAGCATCACCAGCGTCCAGAGCCGCTCGCCGATCCGCCGCCGGCGCGTCTCGCCCGGCTCTGGCTCACCGCGCCGCAGCCGCCCCACGTACTCGTCGCGGAACAGCCCGCGCCGCGCCAGCGCCCCCGCGCCCACCAGCTCCGCGACCAGCCCGGCCAGCGGCCCCAGCACCCAGTCGGTGATCGGCACGCTCATGCCGTACTTGCGCCGCCAGACGATCTCCTTCGGCAGCTGATTCTGGAGGATCAGCTTCAGGATGTGCTTGTCGGACGCGCCACGCAGCTTCAAGGACGGCGGCAGCGAGAACGCCATCTCGGTGAGCGCCCGGTCGAACAGCGGCGCGCGCAGATCGAGCGCCCAGGCGTTCGTCAGCCGCTCGGCCCTGGGCAGGATGCTCTGCGAGCCTTTCAAGGCCAGGTCGGCCAGCCGGATGCGGTGCAAGAACGTCGAGGCGGCCCCGCCGCTCAGGTACGGCGCGAGCAGCGCCCGACGCTGGCCCGGCCCGCCAACGCTGGCCGCGAAGGCCGGGGTGTACAGGTCGTCCTCGCGACCGTAGAAGCGGTGGTACGACTCCAGGTACCGTTCCTCCCGCGAGTCTGCGCCGAACAGATCGGCGTACAGCTCGGCGGCGATCATCGGCTTGTTCGTCCAGCCGCCGAACAACTGGTCGCCGCCCTCGCCGTTGAACACCGCCGAGAGGCCCGCGCTCCGCGCCGCCTGCCCGAGCAGGTATTGCGGCCCGGTGACAGGGTCGCCGAACGGCAGATCGAGCTTCCAGACGAGATCCCAGAACGCCGCTTCGACATCTGCCCCCTGGACCGGCACGAAGGTCAGCGGGATGCCCAGGTGATCCGCGACCGTCTGCGCCTGCTCGCGCTCGACGCTCCGCTCGCCAAAGTCCAGGCTGAACGCCTGCACGCCGACGCCGGCCTGCTTGAGCCAGACGGCCACCCCTGACGAGTCCAGCCCGCCCGAGAGGTACAGCCCGACCTCGCGCTCGCCGTTGAGGCGGCGCGCAACGGCCTGCTGGAGCCGGTCCCGGACCCGCCGTACCGCCGCCGGCTGCTCCTCCAGAGACGGCTCGATCTGCTCGCGGAGGTGGACGTAGGGCCGGCTGATAAACTGCCCCCGCTCCCAGACACCGACGTGTCCGGGCAGCA is drawn from Chloroflexota bacterium and contains these coding sequences:
- a CDS encoding asparagine synthase, which translates into the protein MMSAKPIAAPRSGLGGDVGLPVRRRPVGRIGGVVRADGRLGHDDPAVLRRMRAALGSGAQLLPGAHILGEARRADANGLTAALVADWDSCWQDGQPLTSLDDWRPHLAPERLAAVEGAYVLAWMDEHGTLTLARDPVGERTLFYAATPDGLVFASTLAAVLASGLVPGAVNPVAVARYLSYAYVPGRETLALGVCELLPGECLRYRAGTPRRGRFWGLPAGLPPAGLLADPAPMAERLRAALETAVRRRLPPPGEPVGASLSGGLDSSLVVALASRQHDRPVRTYSVSFGEGYANELPFSSLVAAHCQTEHQIVELSPDTVLRHLDETIGLLSEPIGDPLTVPNALLFRRAAEDAGVILNGEGGDPCFGGPKNLPMVLAELFGDGASGGADDPLARERSYLRAHGKCYDDLDAMLAPDVAQHLRVLPLERELTPLLTDARWPTFVARLMAINITFKGAHHILPKVDHLSAPFGIVPRAPLFDRAVVELAASLPPQLRLRGAVEKWILKQAVRDLLPPSIVERPKSGMLVPVEAWFRGPLLPAARARLLDGLRPYRLFEERYLDALLAGKLGGVRPRIGAKIWLLVTLEAWLRRVLARSLP
- a CDS encoding 7-cyano-7-deazaguanine synthase — translated: MSGLCGWVGAADSAALDAMLGAIAYRGDRTDREVSPQAALGYRWWGGRPGKSPSLFREGPHLAACAGTLAPSVPFPAAELPTLLADGPEGEARRQSVDGAFAGAWWDADRARLTLVRDPFGVRSLYYVEHRGAFYFASELKQLLQIPGLPIELDPSAVHKYLTFSFVPGEDVPIRGIRRLLPGHVGVWERGQFISRPYVHLREQIEPSLEEQPAAVRRVRDRLQQAVARRLNGEREVGLYLSGGLDSSGVAVWLKQAGVGVQAFSLDFGERSVEREQAQTVADHLGIPLTFVPVQGADVEAAFWDLVWKLDLPFGDPVTGPQYLLGQAARSAGLSAVFNGEGGDQLFGGWTNKPMIAAELYADLFGADSREERYLESYHRFYGREDDLYTPAFAASVGGPGQRRALLAPYLSGGAASTFLHRIRLADLALKGSQSILPRAERLTNAWALDLRAPLFDRALTEMAFSLPPSLKLRGASDKHILKLILQNQLPKEIVWRRKYGMSVPITDWVLGPLAGLVAELVGAGALARRGLFRDEYVGRLRRGEPEPGETRRRRIGERLWTLVMLEGWLRVFVDGRGRPPGGSVPPGGSMPSAGSPGAG
- a CDS encoding iron-sulfur cluster assembly scaffold protein produces the protein MFDRQAYIENLLDYYQNPRNKGRIDDATVSVSGGNPGCGDVVTMYVTVKDGIATQVRFEGQGCTISQAGASMVAEKYEGQPLDEIEASSTDDMIDEMGREVVISRVRCASVGIGTLKGAIQQYRKDQILKELEDEKA